Proteins from a genomic interval of Ferrovibrio terrae:
- a CDS encoding ABC transporter substrate-binding protein: MTILDWRRLTVAAVFAAGVAGSVAWGAQAQDLRIGLSTELNSLDPHYFNLTVNNQIAYSIFNTLITQDETQKLTPGLAESWRAVNETTWEFKLRRGVKFHDGSPFTAADVAFSMARPAKVPNSPSPFTLFTRTASEVKVIDDFTVHFITKAPTPLLPNDLSRVAIMSSKAAKADVAEGMTTEALNQGQGLVGTGPYKFAEWTRGNRLVLVANPEYWGGKPKWGQVIYRPMSNDAARVAALLAGDVDMIENPPPADMKKLRENPNVKISDTVSNRLIYISLDQSEPTAGIPDAGDRNPLKDVRVRKALSMAINRDAITSRIMEGLGKPAGDFLPSPMFGTRPDAKPDAYNPDAAKKLLADAGYPNGFSITLGSPNNRYINDAEVAQAVASQWTRIGVKTKVEAVNATVFFKNRDEYKYSAGLVGWAAGTGEMSNPLRSIVATVSRDKGFGAANKTRYSNPQLDAIIEQAIGTVDNVKREALLQQGSKMALDDQALIPLHTEVTSWGLRKGFSYRARADQYTLANGVSKD; encoded by the coding sequence ATGACGATTCTGGATTGGCGACGGCTGACGGTGGCTGCGGTATTCGCAGCCGGTGTTGCAGGAAGTGTTGCATGGGGCGCTCAGGCGCAGGACCTGCGCATCGGTCTTTCGACCGAACTGAACTCGCTCGACCCGCATTACTTCAATCTGACGGTCAACAACCAGATCGCCTATTCGATCTTCAATACCCTGATCACGCAGGACGAGACGCAGAAACTGACGCCCGGCCTGGCCGAAAGCTGGCGCGCGGTCAACGAGACGACCTGGGAGTTCAAGCTGCGTCGCGGCGTGAAGTTCCATGATGGCTCGCCGTTCACGGCGGCTGATGTCGCCTTCTCGATGGCGCGCCCCGCGAAAGTCCCGAACAGCCCGTCGCCATTCACGCTGTTCACCCGCACGGCCAGCGAAGTAAAGGTGATCGACGATTTCACCGTGCATTTCATCACCAAGGCGCCGACACCGCTGTTGCCCAACGATCTCAGCCGTGTGGCCATCATGTCGTCGAAAGCCGCCAAAGCCGATGTCGCCGAGGGCATGACCACAGAAGCGCTGAACCAGGGCCAGGGTCTGGTCGGCACCGGGCCCTACAAGTTTGCCGAATGGACGCGTGGCAATCGGCTGGTGCTGGTGGCCAACCCGGAGTATTGGGGCGGCAAGCCGAAATGGGGCCAGGTGATCTATCGTCCGATGTCGAACGATGCGGCGCGCGTCGCCGCGCTGCTGGCGGGCGATGTCGACATGATCGAGAATCCGCCGCCGGCCGATATGAAGAAACTGCGCGAGAATCCGAATGTGAAGATCAGCGACACGGTGTCGAACCGGCTGATCTATATCTCGCTTGACCAGAGCGAGCCGACGGCCGGCATTCCCGATGCGGGCGACAGGAATCCGCTGAAGGATGTCCGCGTGCGCAAGGCGCTGTCGATGGCGATCAATCGCGATGCGATCACCAGTCGCATCATGGAGGGCCTCGGCAAGCCGGCCGGCGATTTCCTGCCCAGCCCGATGTTCGGTACGCGCCCGGACGCCAAACCCGACGCCTACAACCCGGATGCGGCCAAGAAGCTGCTGGCCGATGCGGGCTATCCGAACGGCTTCTCGATCACGCTGGGTTCGCCCAACAACCGCTATATCAACGATGCCGAAGTGGCGCAGGCCGTCGCCTCGCAATGGACCCGCATCGGCGTGAAGACCAAGGTGGAGGCGGTGAATGCCACCGTCTTCTTCAAGAACCGCGACGAGTACAAGTATTCCGCCGGCCTGGTCGGCTGGGCGGCGGGCACCGGCGAGATGTCGAATCCGCTGCGCTCGATCGTCGCCACGGTGAGCCGCGACAAGGGCTTCGGCGCCGCCAACAAGACGCGCTATTCCAATCCGCAGCTCGATGCGATCATCGAGCAGGCGATCGGCACGGTGGATAACGTAAAGCGCGAGGCTTTGCTGCAGCAGGGTTCGAAAATGGCGCTGGATGATCAGGCGCTGATCCCGCTGCACACCGAAGTGACCAGCTGGGGACTGCGCAAGGGCTTCAGCTATCGCGCCCGCGCCGACCAGTACACGCTGGCCAATGGCGTGAGCAAAGACTGA
- a CDS encoding Lrp/AsnC family transcriptional regulator → MDELDRKILEHIQHFGRSSYAEIGGAIGLSVSAVNERLKKLEKQGVIAGWTARVDPLAAGNGVLAFVYVLIERPEHEAAFQALVRSESAIQECHHVASDWSYLLKVRAPNLLALEELVARKIKALPGIPRSQTVIVMSTAKETATVPVHLSPA, encoded by the coding sequence ATGGATGAGTTAGACAGGAAAATACTGGAGCACATCCAGCATTTCGGCCGCAGTTCATATGCCGAGATCGGCGGTGCCATCGGCCTGTCGGTCTCGGCGGTCAACGAGCGCCTGAAAAAGCTGGAAAAGCAGGGCGTGATCGCCGGCTGGACCGCGCGGGTCGATCCGCTGGCGGCCGGCAACGGCGTGCTCGCCTTCGTCTACGTGCTGATCGAGCGGCCCGAGCATGAGGCCGCCTTCCAGGCGCTGGTGCGCAGCGAGTCTGCGATCCAGGAATGCCACCATGTTGCCAGCGACTGGTCGTATCTGCTGAAGGTGCGTGCGCCCAACCTGCTGGCGCTGGAGGAACTGGTGGCGCGCAAGATCAAGGCGCTGCCCGGCATCCCGCGCAGCCAGACCGTGATCGTGATGTCGACCGCCAAGGAAACCGCGACGGTACCGGTTCATCTGTCGCCTGCATGA
- a CDS encoding ABC transporter substrate-binding protein — protein sequence MTMRWKTLTAAAVLSAGLMAGPVLAQELKIGVSTEPSALDPHYHNLGPNNQMAFTIFDTLILQDETQKLTPGLAESWKAINDTTWEFKLRKNVKFHDGSPFTAADVVFSMARPAKVPNSPSPFTLFTRSFSEVKVIDDFTLQFITKAPAPLLPTDLSRVAIMSSKAAKADVAEGMTTEALSKGEGLIGTGPYKFVEWTRGNRIVLAANPNYWGGKPNWERVIYRPMSNDAARVAALLSGDVDLIENPPPADLKKLRENPNVKISQAVSNRLIYIHLDSFSEPTTVGIPDANGKNPLKDVRVRKALSMAINREAITSRIMENLGQPTGDFLPSPMFGTRKDAKPEVANPDAAKKLLADAGYPNGFSITLGTPNNRYINDAEVAQAVASQWTRIGVKTKVEATTATVFFKNRDSFAYSAYLAGWGAGTGEMSDPLRSLVATPIRDKGFGGTNKGRYSNPQLDAIIEQALGTVDNAKREALLQQGSKMAMDDQALIPLHIEVTPWATRKGLSYKARADQYTYANGVTRD from the coding sequence ATGACGATGCGATGGAAAACGCTGACCGCAGCGGCCGTGCTGTCGGCCGGCCTGATGGCCGGTCCGGTCCTGGCGCAGGAACTGAAGATCGGTGTTTCGACCGAGCCGAGCGCGCTCGACCCGCATTACCACAATCTCGGTCCGAACAACCAGATGGCCTTCACCATCTTCGACACGCTGATCCTGCAGGATGAGACGCAGAAGCTGACGCCGGGTCTTGCCGAAAGCTGGAAGGCGATCAACGACACCACCTGGGAATTCAAGCTGCGCAAGAACGTGAAGTTCCACGATGGCTCGCCGTTCACGGCGGCCGACGTGGTCTTCTCGATGGCGCGTCCGGCCAAGGTGCCGAACAGCCCGTCGCCGTTCACGCTGTTCACGCGGTCCTTCTCGGAAGTGAAGGTGATCGACGACTTCACCCTGCAGTTCATCACCAAGGCGCCGGCGCCGCTGCTGCCGACCGACCTGAGCCGCGTCGCCATCATGTCGTCCAAGGCCGCCAAGGCCGATGTCGCCGAAGGCATGACCACCGAAGCACTGAGCAAGGGCGAAGGCCTGATCGGCACCGGTCCTTACAAGTTCGTCGAGTGGACGCGCGGCAACCGCATCGTGCTGGCCGCTAACCCGAATTACTGGGGCGGCAAGCCGAACTGGGAACGCGTGATCTATCGTCCGATGTCGAATGACGCGGCCCGCGTTGCGGCACTGCTGTCGGGCGACGTCGATCTGATCGAAAACCCGCCGCCGGCCGATCTGAAGAAGCTGCGCGAGAATCCCAATGTGAAGATCAGCCAGGCCGTTTCGAACCGCCTGATCTACATCCATCTCGACAGCTTCTCGGAGCCGACCACCGTCGGCATTCCGGATGCCAATGGCAAGAATCCGCTGAAGGACGTGCGTGTCCGCAAGGCGCTGTCGATGGCGATCAACCGCGAGGCGATCACCAGCCGCATCATGGAAAACCTGGGTCAGCCGACCGGCGACTTCCTGCCGTCGCCGATGTTCGGCACGCGCAAGGACGCCAAGCCGGAAGTCGCCAACCCGGATGCCGCCAAGAAGCTGCTGGCCGATGCCGGTTATCCGAACGGCTTCAGCATCACGCTGGGCACGCCGAACAACCGCTATATCAATGACGCCGAAGTGGCGCAGGCGGTGGCGTCGCAGTGGACCCGTATCGGCGTGAAGACCAAGGTGGAGGCAACCACCGCCACCGTGTTCTTCAAGAACCGTGACTCGTTTGCCTATTCGGCCTATCTGGCCGGCTGGGGCGCGGGCACTGGCGAAATGTCGGATCCGCTGCGCTCGCTGGTCGCCACACCGATCCGCGACAAGGGCTTCGGCGGCACCAACAAGGGCCGTTACTCGAACCCGCAGCTCGATGCGATCATCGAACAGGCGCTCGGCACCGTCGACAACGCCAAGCGCGAAGCCCTGCTGCAGCAGGGTTCGAAGATGGCGATGGACGATCAGGCGCTGATCCCGCTGCATATCGAAGTGACGCCCTGGGCTACTCGCAAGGGCCTGAGCTACAAGGCGCGCGCAGATCAGTACACCTACGCCAATGGCGTGACCCGCGACTGA
- a CDS encoding molybdopterin-guanine dinucleotide biosynthesis protein A has translation MKIRNVMRCIMLMGLATLLLLPSGATAENDRHAGYYYPPITSRETYKARAVVMPEADSDVRLNFITGMAFQQNQRPYPPSFVMFAKGERFERMIIVGIGSNGFRGIYQARAVLAQMTSIARTSPVFRENNVQDLLTFLDLARMLGFEELTVSDGQSFAHRIALK, from the coding sequence ATGAAAATCCGAAACGTGATGCGGTGCATCATGCTGATGGGCCTGGCGACGCTCCTGCTGCTGCCATCCGGCGCGACGGCGGAAAACGACCGCCATGCCGGCTATTATTATCCGCCGATCACCTCGCGCGAGACCTACAAGGCCCGCGCCGTGGTGATGCCCGAGGCCGACAGCGACGTGCGGCTGAATTTCATCACCGGGATGGCGTTTCAGCAGAACCAGCGCCCCTATCCGCCCAGCTTCGTGATGTTCGCCAAGGGCGAGCGGTTCGAGCGGATGATCATCGTCGGCATCGGCAGCAACGGCTTCCGTGGCATCTACCAGGCCCGTGCCGTGCTGGCGCAGATGACCAGCATCGCGCGGACCAGTCCGGTCTTCCGCGAAAATAACGTGCAGGACCTGCTGACATTCCTCGATCTGGCGCGCATGCTGGGCTTCGAGGAACTCACCGTTTCGGACGGGCAGAGCTTCGCGCATCGTATAGCGCTGAAATAA
- the msrA gene encoding peptide-methionine (S)-S-oxide reductase MsrA yields MWFQTPRHKVEMPPRDRALPGRAEVMRVPAKHYVNGNPLKGPFPDGMEVAIFGLGCFWGAERKFWEAGPGVFSTSVGYAGGYTPNPTYEEVCSGLTGHNEVVQVVFDPKVISYSALLKLFWESHDPTHGMRQGNDVGTQYRSGIYVTSAAQKQAAETSREAYQAALTRAKRAKITTEIIPAPDYYYAEDYHQQYLAKNPNGYCGLGGTGVSCPIGLDIKP; encoded by the coding sequence ATGTGGTTCCAGACACCGCGCCATAAAGTCGAGATGCCGCCGCGCGACCGCGCGCTGCCCGGCCGGGCTGAGGTCATGCGGGTGCCGGCTAAGCATTACGTCAACGGCAACCCGCTGAAGGGGCCGTTCCCGGACGGCATGGAGGTGGCGATTTTCGGCCTCGGCTGCTTCTGGGGCGCCGAGCGCAAATTCTGGGAAGCGGGCCCGGGCGTGTTCAGCACCTCGGTCGGCTATGCCGGCGGCTACACGCCGAATCCGACCTATGAGGAGGTCTGCTCCGGCCTGACCGGTCATAACGAAGTGGTGCAGGTGGTCTTCGATCCGAAGGTGATCAGCTACAGCGCGCTGCTCAAGCTGTTCTGGGAGAGCCACGACCCGACCCATGGCATGCGCCAGGGCAACGATGTCGGCACGCAGTACCGTTCCGGCATCTACGTCACCTCAGCAGCGCAGAAGCAGGCGGCCGAGACCTCGCGCGAGGCCTACCAGGCCGCGCTGACCAGGGCGAAGCGGGCGAAGATCACCACCGAGATCATCCCGGCGCCGGACTACTATTACGCCGAAGACTATCACCAGCAGTATCTGGCCAAAAATCCCAATGGTTACTGCGGCTTGGGCGGCACCGGCGTGTCCTGTCCGATTGGCCTGGATATCAAACCGTAG
- a CDS encoding NAD kinase yields MTHVSKIAFVAARGDTAEAARERLASRYGDCPPEKAEVIVALGGDGFMLQTLHQYMLGDTPIYGMNQGTVGFLMNEYREDDLLERLAEAQSARLHPLRMRAVTVTGERHEALAINEVALLRQTRQSAKLRISIDGTVRVAELVCDGAMVATPAGSTAYNLSAHGPVLPLSAGVLALTPISAFRPRRWRGALLGRSATVKIEVLETDKRPVSATADFDEVRKVASVEISEAPEISLHLLFDAGHGLEERILNEQFLT; encoded by the coding sequence ATGACGCATGTTAGCAAGATCGCCTTTGTCGCGGCCAGAGGCGATACCGCCGAAGCAGCGCGCGAACGGCTGGCCTCCCGCTATGGCGACTGCCCGCCCGAGAAGGCCGAGGTGATCGTGGCGCTGGGCGGCGACGGATTCATGCTGCAGACCCTGCACCAGTATATGCTGGGCGACACCCCGATCTACGGGATGAACCAGGGCACCGTCGGCTTCCTGATGAACGAATATCGCGAGGATGACCTGCTGGAACGGCTGGCCGAGGCGCAGTCCGCCCGCCTGCATCCCCTGCGCATGCGCGCGGTCACGGTGACCGGCGAAAGGCATGAGGCACTGGCGATCAATGAAGTGGCGCTGCTGCGCCAGACCCGCCAGAGCGCCAAGCTGCGCATTTCGATCGACGGCACCGTGCGCGTGGCCGAACTGGTCTGCGATGGCGCCATGGTGGCGACGCCGGCGGGCTCCACCGCCTACAATCTGTCCGCCCACGGCCCTGTCCTGCCGCTGTCGGCCGGCGTGCTGGCGCTGACGCCGATCAGCGCCTTCCGCCCGCGGCGCTGGCGTGGCGCCCTGCTCGGCCGCTCGGCCACGGTGAAGATCGAGGTGCTGGAAACCGACAAACGCCCGGTCTCGGCCACAGCGGATTTCGACGAAGTGCGCAAAGTGGCCAGTGTGGAAATTTCCGAAGCGCCGGAGATCAGCCTGCATCTGCTGTTCGATGCCGGCCACGGCCTGGAAGAGCGCATCCTGAACGAACAGTTTTTGACTTGA
- a CDS encoding bifunctional acetate--CoA ligase family protein/GNAT family N-acetyltransferase produces MTVRNLDKLFAPKSVAVIGASGQPARVGSVVLANLLRGGFAGPVWPVNPKYRTLEGIPCYPDVRALPGIPDLAVIVVPPAAVPAQIATLGEIGCRAAVVLTAGLSTQMAPDGRTLQQAMLDAAKPYLLRILGPNGIGTMIPGLKLNASFAHTDAQPGQLAFVSQSGALCTIVLDWAKQHGIGFSHFLSVGDSADVDFGDIIDYLATDPQTRAILLYIESVKNARKFMSAARAAARNKPIVAVKSGRNARAAQAAASHTGALAGSDDVYTAALGRAGILRVDGVEELFDTVETLARSRRLPGERLAIVTNGGGPGVMAVDELIERGGMLAELQPETLAALDKVLPVTWSHGNPVDIIGDAPSQRYADALKIVLADAGVDAVLVMHAPTAIVPSLEPAQAVIAAARGSPKNVLTCWSGGEAVQTARRAFAEAGLVSYETPDAAARAFMHMVNYRRNTKNLMEIPPELPEDFTPDHATVRAVIGTALAEGRSMLNEIEGKRILAAYGIPAVATEAAADAAAAVAAAHRIGYPVALKILSPDITHKSDVGGVALNISSEAELVTAADAMLTRVRERRPDARIDGFAIQAMIRRPRAHELIVGALTDPIFGPAIMFGQGGVGVEVIGDRAVALPPLNMHLAMDLIDRTKVSRLMAGYRDFPPVDRDALAALLIRVAQMISDHAEIAELDINPLYADDQGMLALDARMVIRPSAVTGHDRLAIRPYPSGLEENFTLRNGETVLLRPVRPEDEPAHEDFVNSVSAEDFRLRFFSPLRQLPHTEMARFTQIDYEREMAFIATRQAGDHSETLGVVRAITDPDNLRAEFAVLVRTDMKGQGLGEALMRKIIAYCRQRGTREIVGDILRENQAMRTLASELGFQPVSIPASDVVEVRLPLHE; encoded by the coding sequence ATGACCGTTCGTAACCTCGACAAACTCTTTGCGCCGAAGTCGGTCGCCGTGATCGGCGCCTCGGGCCAGCCAGCCCGCGTCGGCAGCGTGGTCCTCGCCAACCTGCTGCGTGGCGGCTTTGCCGGCCCGGTCTGGCCGGTCAATCCGAAATACCGCACGCTGGAAGGCATCCCCTGCTACCCCGATGTGCGCGCCCTGCCCGGCATTCCAGATCTGGCCGTCATCGTGGTGCCGCCCGCCGCCGTGCCGGCGCAGATCGCCACGCTGGGTGAGATCGGCTGCCGCGCCGCCGTGGTTCTGACGGCTGGCCTCTCGACACAGATGGCGCCGGATGGCCGCACCCTGCAGCAGGCCATGCTGGATGCCGCCAAGCCCTATCTATTGCGCATCCTCGGGCCGAACGGCATCGGCACGATGATCCCGGGCCTGAAGCTGAATGCCAGCTTCGCGCATACCGACGCCCAGCCGGGCCAGCTGGCTTTCGTCAGCCAGTCGGGCGCGCTCTGCACCATCGTGCTCGACTGGGCGAAGCAGCACGGCATCGGCTTCAGCCACTTCCTGTCGGTCGGCGATTCCGCCGACGTGGATTTCGGCGACATCATCGACTATCTCGCCACCGATCCGCAAACCCGCGCCATCCTGCTCTACATCGAGTCCGTGAAGAACGCGCGCAAGTTCATGTCGGCGGCACGCGCGGCGGCGCGCAACAAGCCGATTGTCGCCGTCAAATCCGGCCGCAATGCGCGCGCGGCCCAGGCTGCCGCCTCGCATACCGGCGCATTGGCCGGCAGCGACGACGTCTATACCGCAGCGCTTGGTCGCGCCGGCATCCTGCGCGTCGATGGCGTCGAGGAACTGTTCGACACCGTCGAAACACTGGCGCGCAGCCGCCGCCTGCCCGGCGAGCGGCTGGCCATCGTGACCAATGGCGGCGGACCGGGCGTGATGGCCGTGGACGAACTGATCGAGCGCGGCGGCATGCTGGCCGAACTGCAGCCTGAGACGCTGGCGGCACTCGACAAGGTGCTGCCGGTGACCTGGTCGCATGGCAATCCGGTCGACATCATCGGCGACGCGCCGAGCCAGCGTTACGCCGACGCGCTGAAGATCGTGCTGGCCGATGCCGGCGTGGATGCCGTGCTGGTGATGCATGCGCCCACCGCCATCGTGCCGTCGCTGGAACCCGCGCAGGCGGTGATCGCAGCGGCGCGCGGTTCGCCGAAAAACGTGCTGACCTGCTGGTCGGGCGGCGAAGCCGTGCAGACGGCGCGTCGCGCCTTTGCCGAAGCCGGACTGGTATCCTACGAAACGCCGGATGCGGCGGCGCGCGCCTTCATGCATATGGTGAACTATCGCCGCAATACGAAGAACCTGATGGAAATCCCACCCGAATTGCCGGAGGATTTCACGCCCGACCATGCGACCGTGCGTGCCGTGATCGGTACGGCGCTGGCCGAGGGCCGCAGCATGCTGAACGAGATCGAGGGCAAGCGGATTCTCGCCGCCTATGGCATTCCCGCGGTCGCCACCGAAGCGGCCGCCGATGCCGCCGCGGCCGTCGCGGCGGCGCATCGCATCGGCTATCCGGTGGCGCTCAAGATCCTGTCGCCGGACATCACGCATAAATCCGATGTCGGCGGCGTGGCACTCAACATCAGCAGCGAAGCCGAACTGGTCACGGCAGCCGACGCCATGCTCACCCGCGTGCGCGAACGTCGGCCCGACGCCCGCATCGACGGCTTCGCCATCCAGGCAATGATCCGCCGGCCGCGCGCGCATGAACTGATCGTCGGCGCGCTGACCGATCCGATCTTCGGCCCGGCCATCATGTTCGGCCAGGGCGGCGTCGGCGTCGAGGTGATCGGCGACCGCGCCGTGGCCCTGCCGCCGCTGAACATGCATCTGGCGATGGACCTGATCGACCGCACCAAGGTCAGCCGCCTGATGGCCGGCTATCGCGACTTCCCCCCGGTCGACCGCGATGCGCTGGCCGCGCTGCTGATCCGCGTGGCGCAGATGATCTCCGATCATGCCGAGATCGCCGAACTCGACATCAATCCGCTCTATGCCGACGACCAGGGCATGCTGGCGCTGGATGCCCGCATGGTGATCCGGCCGAGTGCTGTGACCGGCCATGACCGGCTGGCGATCCGCCCCTATCCCAGCGGCCTGGAGGAAAACTTCACGTTGCGCAACGGCGAGACCGTGCTGCTGCGCCCGGTGCGGCCGGAAGACGAACCGGCGCATGAGGATTTCGTGAACAGCGTCTCGGCCGAGGATTTCCGCCTGCGCTTCTTCTCGCCGCTGCGCCAGCTGCCGCATACCGAGATGGCCCGCTTCACCCAGATCGACTATGAGCGCGAGATGGCTTTCATCGCCACACGACAGGCGGGCGACCATTCAGAAACCCTGGGCGTGGTGCGCGCCATCACCGACCCAGACAACCTGCGCGCCGAATTCGCCGTGCTGGTGCGCACCGACATGAAGGGCCAGGGCCTGGGCGAAGCGCTGATGCGCAAGATCATCGCCTACTGCCGGCAGCGCGGCACACGCGAGATTGTCGGCGACATCCTGCGCGAAAACCAGGCCATGCGCACGCTGGCCTCCGAACTCGGTTTCCAGCCGGTCAGCATACCGGCCTCCGACGTGGTGGAAGTGCGGCTGCCGCTCCACGAGTGA
- a CDS encoding LysE family translocator: protein MTPDLELFLRGILLGVAVAAPVGPIGVLCIQRSLAGGFWMGFSGGIGTAVADALYAALAAAGFAVLLGGNLGMAGPVPVQQILQWGGALFIAWLGWRTFAAPIAEGAAQSSSERAPIQGNPLRLFVVTFALTMSNPATILSFAALFAGLGLAADPTLGAAASAVAGVFIGSLLWWALLSGGIAALRHRVGAEMRRWINRIAGMVLILFAIALVI, encoded by the coding sequence ATGACGCCCGACCTCGAGTTGTTCCTGCGTGGCATCCTTCTCGGCGTTGCGGTGGCAGCACCGGTGGGCCCGATCGGTGTGCTGTGCATCCAGCGCAGTCTCGCTGGCGGATTCTGGATGGGGTTCAGTGGCGGAATCGGCACGGCGGTGGCCGATGCGCTTTACGCCGCGCTGGCCGCCGCCGGTTTCGCGGTGCTGCTGGGTGGCAATCTCGGCATGGCCGGGCCCGTACCGGTGCAGCAGATTCTCCAGTGGGGCGGTGCACTGTTCATCGCCTGGCTTGGCTGGCGCACATTCGCCGCCCCCATTGCCGAGGGCGCGGCCCAGTCTTCATCAGAGAGGGCGCCGATCCAGGGAAATCCGCTGCGGCTGTTCGTCGTTACCTTCGCGCTGACCATGAGCAACCCGGCGACGATTCTGTCCTTTGCGGCGTTGTTCGCCGGCCTTGGCCTGGCTGCCGATCCCACCCTTGGCGCGGCGGCCAGCGCGGTTGCCGGGGTTTTCATCGGTTCGCTGCTTTGGTGGGCGCTGCTGAGTGGGGGAATCGCCGCGCTGCGGCATCGCGTGGGCGCGGAAATGCGCCGCTGGATCAACCGCATCGCCGGAATGGTCCTGATCCTTTTCGCAATCGCACTCGTGATCTAG
- the moaA gene encoding GTP 3',8-cyclase MoaA, whose amino-acid sequence MIDPFGRSISYLRVSVTDRCDFRCVYCMAEDMTFLPKADLLSLEELDRLCSAFVRMGVRKLRLTGGEPLVRRGIMTLIDGLGRHLKTGALDELTLTTNGSQLEKYADGLAAAGVKRINVSLDTLDSDKFTELTRWGKLDKVMAGLKAAKAAGLQVKINAVALRGVNDMEFDDLIAWCGDEGFDLVFIEVMPMGEIGEEARIDQYLPLSMARSQIQRKWTLEETDYKTGGPARYYTVAETGRRLGFITPLTHNFCESCNRVRLTCTGTLYMCLGQNDAADLRAPLRASESDALLEDAIRGAIARKPKGHDFIIDRRHAPAAVPRHMSVTGG is encoded by the coding sequence ATGATCGATCCTTTCGGCCGTTCGATTTCCTACCTTCGCGTGTCGGTCACTGACCGCTGCGACTTCCGCTGCGTCTACTGCATGGCGGAAGACATGACCTTCCTGCCCAAGGCCGATCTGCTCAGCCTGGAAGAACTCGACCGGCTCTGCTCGGCCTTCGTCCGCATGGGCGTCCGCAAACTGCGCCTGACCGGCGGCGAGCCGCTGGTTCGGCGCGGCATCATGACGCTGATCGATGGCCTGGGCCGTCACCTGAAGACCGGTGCGCTGGACGAGCTGACGCTGACCACCAACGGCAGCCAGCTGGAAAAATACGCCGATGGCCTGGCCGCGGCCGGCGTGAAGCGGATCAACGTTTCGCTGGACACGCTCGACTCCGACAAGTTCACCGAGCTGACCCGCTGGGGCAAGCTCGACAAGGTGATGGCCGGGCTGAAAGCCGCGAAGGCCGCCGGCCTGCAGGTGAAGATCAATGCCGTGGCTTTGCGCGGCGTCAACGACATGGAATTCGACGACCTGATCGCCTGGTGCGGCGATGAAGGTTTCGATCTGGTGTTCATCGAAGTGATGCCGATGGGCGAGATCGGCGAGGAAGCCCGCATCGACCAGTATCTGCCCCTGTCGATGGCACGCAGCCAGATCCAGCGCAAATGGACGCTGGAAGAGACCGACTACAAGACCGGTGGCCCGGCGCGCTATTACACCGTGGCCGAGACCGGGCGTCGCCTCGGCTTCATCACGCCGCTGACGCATAACTTCTGCGAAAGCTGCAACCGCGTGCGACTCACCTGCACCGGGACACTGTATATGTGCCTGGGGCAGAACGACGCCGCCGACCTGCGCGCGCCGTTACGCGCCTCCGAGAGCGACGCGCTGCTGGAAGACGCCATCCGCGGCGCCATCGCGCGCAAACCCAAGGGCCATGACTTCATCATCGACCGCCGTCACGCCCCTGCCGCGGTGCCGCGGCATATGAGCGTGACGGGCGGTTAG